The following are encoded in a window of Sulfitobacter sp. S190 genomic DNA:
- a CDS encoding NifU family protein, with translation MFIQTESTPNPATLKFLPGQTVLDMGTADFPSPDAAGSSPLATRLFAVDGVTGVFFGNDFVTITKADAVEWDHLKPSLLGAIMEHFQSGEPVMGADHQPASGHAEHTGEDGEVVGQIKELLDSRVRPAVAQDGGDITFHGFERGVVYLHMQGACAGCPSSTLTLKMGIENLLRHYIPEVTEVRPVA, from the coding sequence ATGTTCATCCAGACCGAATCCACGCCCAACCCCGCCACGCTGAAATTCCTGCCGGGTCAAACCGTGCTGGACATGGGTACCGCCGACTTCCCGTCACCCGACGCGGCGGGCAGCTCGCCGTTGGCGACACGGCTCTTTGCCGTCGACGGGGTGACAGGGGTCTTCTTCGGCAATGACTTCGTGACGATCACGAAGGCCGACGCGGTCGAATGGGACCACCTGAAGCCCAGCCTGCTGGGTGCGATCATGGAACATTTCCAGTCGGGCGAGCCTGTCATGGGCGCCGATCACCAACCGGCGTCGGGTCACGCCGAACACACCGGTGAAGACGGCGAAGTGGTGGGCCAGATCAAGGAACTGCTCGATAGCCGCGTGCGCCCCGCAGTCGCGCAGGACGGCGGCGACATCACGTTCCACGGTTTTGAACGCGGTGTTGTCTATCTTCACATGCAAGGCGCCTGCGCGGGCTGCCCGTCGTCGACGCTGACGTTGAAAATGGGCATAGAAAACCTGCTGCGCCACTACATCCCCGAAGTGACCGAGGTTCGCCCGGTTGCCTGA
- a CDS encoding rhodanese-like domain-containing protein, translating to MASGSPSPGAEGPRRVLTRRGALALGLVAAGTVAAWQWFNIGASTDEGLSVQAAHAAAVAGDITLIDIRRPDEWSRTGIGEGAVPLDMRRDDFTETLLSRVSGRMDAPVALICARGVRSRGLTAKLTAAGFTRIIDVPEGMLGSGAGPGWIKAGLPVRDI from the coding sequence GTGGCCTCGGGATCACCCTCTCCCGGGGCTGAAGGCCCCCGCAGGGTTCTGACCCGGCGGGGCGCTCTTGCGCTAGGGCTTGTCGCCGCGGGGACCGTCGCCGCGTGGCAATGGTTCAATATCGGGGCCAGCACCGATGAAGGGCTCAGCGTGCAGGCCGCCCATGCCGCCGCCGTGGCAGGTGACATCACGCTGATAGACATCCGCCGCCCCGACGAATGGAGCCGCACAGGCATTGGCGAAGGCGCAGTGCCGCTCGATATGCGCCGCGACGACTTTACCGAAACGCTCCTGTCACGGGTGTCGGGCCGGATGGACGCACCTGTCGCCCTCATCTGCGCACGCGGCGTGCGCTCGCGGGGGCTGACAGCGAAACTGACCGCGGCAGGGTTCACGCGGATCATCGATGTGCCCGAAGGCATGTTGGGATCGGGTGCCGGTCCCGGCTGGATCAAGGCCGGATTGCCGGTGCGCGACATCTAG
- a CDS encoding branched-chain amino acid aminotransferase, with translation MATGTNIRTYFEGTWHNGDLSVMKAADHGSWLGTTVFDGARLFDGLSPDLAAHCARVNRSAKALMITPTVSAEDMVAIVREGLAAYPRDAAVYIRPMYWALAGDELGIVPREGQTGFAISLEEIPMAAPDAASSLTRTRFRRPTLDDNVVNAKAGCLYPNNARMLVEARAKGFGNALVADAMGNVAETATANVFMVRDGEVFTPIPNGTFLAGITRARHIKNMQADGIKVHEKVLGFDDFHAADEVFLSGNMMKVTPIKAFDDTQYTVGGNGNPVTQRVREMYWDWAASDRD, from the coding sequence ATGGCGACTGGCACCAATATCCGCACCTACTTCGAAGGCACCTGGCACAACGGTGACCTGAGCGTCATGAAAGCCGCCGACCACGGATCGTGGCTTGGCACGACCGTTTTCGATGGCGCGCGCCTGTTCGACGGTCTGTCGCCCGATCTGGCGGCGCATTGTGCGCGGGTGAACCGCTCGGCCAAGGCGCTGATGATCACACCGACCGTCAGCGCGGAAGACATGGTGGCGATCGTGCGCGAGGGCCTTGCCGCCTATCCGCGCGATGCCGCCGTCTATATCCGGCCGATGTACTGGGCGCTGGCGGGCGATGAGTTGGGCATCGTGCCGCGCGAAGGCCAGACCGGCTTTGCCATCTCGCTCGAAGAAATACCGATGGCTGCGCCCGACGCGGCCAGCAGCCTGACCCGCACACGGTTTCGCCGCCCTACGCTGGATGACAACGTCGTCAACGCCAAGGCTGGCTGCCTTTATCCCAACAACGCGCGCATGCTGGTCGAAGCGCGTGCCAAGGGGTTCGGCAATGCGCTGGTCGCCGACGCGATGGGCAACGTAGCCGAAACCGCCACCGCCAACGTCTTCATGGTGCGGGACGGCGAAGTGTTCACGCCCATCCCGAACGGGACGTTCCTGGCCGGCATCACACGGGCCCGGCACATCAAGAACATGCAGGCCGATGGAATCAAGGTGCACGAAAAGGTATTGGGCTTTGACGATTTCCATGCCGCCGACGAAGTCTTCCTGAGCGGCAACATGATGAAAGTCACCCCGATCAAGGCGTTCGACGACACGCAGTACACCGTGGGCGGCAACGGCAACCCCGTAACACAGCGCGTGCGCGAGATGTACTGGGACTGGGCCGCCTCCGACCGGGACTGA
- a CDS encoding M48 family metallopeptidase gives MLRALIAMLAAGVLAACEVTTVSGPQAPTSPTASQSKPQPRGSTQAAARSFVQVVRTVEPVAERECRARTQNVNCDFRIVVDDRPNQPANAYQTLDRNGRPIIAFTLGLIADARNADELAFVLGHEAAHHIAGHIARQQQNAVAGAVIFAGLATLGGGNATTVRDAQRLGATVGARSYSKDFELEADALGTIITARAGYNPLRGAEFFTRIPDPGDKFLGTHPPNKARIETVRRTAAGL, from the coding sequence ATGTTGCGTGCATTGATCGCGATGCTGGCCGCCGGTGTGCTGGCCGCGTGCGAAGTCACCACCGTATCGGGGCCGCAGGCCCCCACCAGCCCGACCGCGTCGCAATCAAAGCCGCAGCCGCGTGGATCGACACAGGCCGCCGCACGCAGCTTTGTGCAGGTTGTACGCACGGTTGAACCCGTGGCCGAACGCGAATGCCGCGCCCGCACGCAGAACGTCAATTGCGATTTCCGTATCGTGGTGGATGACCGGCCCAACCAGCCCGCCAATGCCTATCAGACGCTTGATCGTAACGGGCGGCCGATCATTGCCTTTACGCTGGGGCTGATTGCCGATGCGCGCAACGCGGATGAGCTGGCGTTTGTGCTGGGCCACGAGGCCGCCCACCACATCGCGGGCCACATCGCCCGCCAACAGCAAAACGCCGTGGCAGGGGCGGTGATCTTTGCCGGTCTGGCGACGCTGGGCGGAGGCAATGCCACCACTGTGCGGGATGCGCAACGTCTGGGCGCCACCGTGGGCGCGCGCAGCTATTCCAAGGATTTCGAGCTTGAGGCCGATGCGTTGGGCACGATCATCACGGCACGGGCAGGGTACAATCCGCTGCGGGGCGCTGAATTCTTCACCCGTATTCCCGATCCCGGCGATAAATTCTTGGGCACCCATCCGCCCAACAAGGCCCGTATCGAGACGGTGCGCCGCACGGCCGCCGGCCTTTGA
- a CDS encoding BMP family protein produces MTLMTKFLGAAAGVALSAGALAAEPALIFDLGGKFDKSFNEAAFTGAQRWAEETGETFREIELQSEAQREQALRRFAEAGANPIVMAGFAFGDALGQVAADYPDTKFAIIDMVVDQPNVRSVVFNEHEGSYLVGMMAAMASESGTVSFIGGMDIPLIRKFACGYAQGAKAVNADVNVIANMTGTTPAAWNDPVKGSELTKAQISQGSDVVYAAAGGTGVGVLQTAADEDILSIGVDSNQNYLHPGKVLTSMLKRVDNAVYQAFTDGTDMETGFNVMGIANGGVGYAIDDNNAPLVSDEMQAAVDDAAAKISSGELQVHDYMSDDSCPALSF; encoded by the coding sequence ATGACCCTGATGACCAAATTTCTTGGTGCCGCCGCTGGCGTCGCACTGAGCGCCGGCGCACTGGCCGCCGAACCCGCCCTGATTTTCGATCTGGGGGGCAAGTTCGACAAATCCTTCAACGAAGCCGCCTTTACCGGCGCACAGCGTTGGGCTGAAGAAACCGGCGAAACCTTCCGCGAAATCGAGCTGCAGTCCGAAGCACAGCGTGAGCAGGCCCTGCGCCGGTTCGCCGAAGCGGGCGCCAACCCAATCGTCATGGCCGGCTTTGCCTTTGGCGATGCGCTGGGTCAGGTTGCGGCCGATTACCCCGACACCAAATTCGCGATCATCGACATGGTCGTTGACCAACCCAACGTCCGCTCGGTCGTGTTCAACGAGCACGAAGGCTCCTACCTCGTGGGCATGATGGCCGCGATGGCCTCCGAATCCGGCACCGTGTCCTTCATCGGTGGCATGGACATCCCGCTGATCCGCAAATTCGCCTGCGGCTACGCCCAGGGCGCCAAGGCCGTGAACGCTGACGTCAACGTCATCGCGAACATGACCGGCACCACACCCGCCGCATGGAACGATCCCGTCAAAGGCTCCGAGCTGACCAAAGCGCAAATCAGCCAGGGCTCCGATGTGGTCTATGCCGCCGCGGGCGGCACCGGCGTGGGCGTTCTGCAAACCGCGGCCGACGAAGACATCCTGTCGATCGGTGTGGACAGCAACCAGAACTACCTGCACCCCGGCAAGGTTCTGACCTCCATGCTCAAGCGTGTCGACAACGCTGTGTATCAGGCGTTCACCGATGGCACCGACATGGAAACCGGTTTCAACGTGATGGGCATCGCCAACGGTGGCGTCGGTTATGCGATCGACGACAACAACGCGCCACTGGTCTCGGACGAGATGCAGGCAGCCGTTGATGACGCCGCGGCGAAAATCTCTTCCGGTGAACTGCAGGTCCACGACTACATGTCCGACGACAGCTGCCCGGCGCTGAGCTTTTAA
- a CDS encoding universal stress protein → MRKFLVVLDDSRECLNAMRFAAMRASKTGGGVEVLAVIPPEEFNHWIGVGDIMRQEARERIEVHYEVFAKWMRDRQGVDPELVIREGQAVDEIIAQIADDPDIGILVLGAGTDGKGPGPLVTQLSRSSGTLPVPITIVPGDMSKERLEAIT, encoded by the coding sequence ATGCGCAAGTTTCTGGTCGTCCTCGACGATAGCCGCGAATGCCTCAATGCGATGCGGTTCGCCGCAATGCGGGCATCCAAAACCGGCGGCGGCGTGGAAGTTCTGGCCGTCATTCCGCCCGAAGAGTTCAATCACTGGATCGGTGTCGGCGACATCATGCGCCAGGAGGCGCGCGAGCGCATCGAGGTCCACTACGAGGTGTTTGCAAAATGGATGCGGGACCGGCAGGGGGTCGACCCCGAACTGGTCATCCGCGAAGGACAGGCCGTGGACGAGATCATCGCGCAAATCGCCGATGATCCGGACATCGGGATTCTCGTGCTGGGCGCGGGCACCGACGGCAAGGGCCCCGGCCCGCTGGTGACGCAACTCAGCCGCAGCTCCGGAACGCTGCCTGTGCCCATCACCATCGTTCCGGGCGACATGAGCAAAGAACGGCTCGAAGCGATCACTTGA
- a CDS encoding YigZ family protein, translating to MRKLDQILTDRGSKYAVSGAPATDRAQVDALVGALRREKPYAKATHNTWAVVLSQGGALKNDDGEQGAGMVIVRMLERAQLYDHVIVVTRWYGGKHLGGDRFRHVQTCVRAYLDACDLSPD from the coding sequence ATGCGTAAACTTGACCAGATCCTGACCGACCGGGGCAGCAAATACGCAGTGTCTGGAGCGCCCGCCACGGACCGTGCGCAAGTTGACGCGTTGGTTGGCGCGCTGCGCCGTGAAAAGCCCTATGCGAAGGCCACCCACAACACATGGGCCGTGGTTCTGTCGCAGGGTGGCGCGCTCAAGAATGATGACGGCGAGCAGGGCGCGGGCATGGTGATTGTGCGCATGCTCGAGCGGGCGCAATTATATGATCACGTCATTGTCGTCACGCGCTGGTACGGGGGCAAACATCTGGGCGGCGACCGGTTCCGCCATGTGCAGACATGTGTGCGCGCCTACCTCGACGCGTGTGACCTCAGCCCAGACTGA
- a CDS encoding ABC transporter ATP-binding protein, translated as MTIAPAIELKGISKAFGPVQANKDISIRVMPGTIHGIIGENGAGKSTLMSILYGFYKADAGEIYISGQRANITDSQAAIAAGIGMVFQHFKLVENFTVLENIILGAEDGKFLKPSIANARRTLVELADDYGLNVDPDALISDIGVGMQQRVEILKALYRQADILILDEPTGVLTPAEADQLFRILGRLREEGKTIILITHKLREIMDITDTVSVMRRGEMTATVKTTDTSPAELAELMVGRKVLLRVDKTPATPGKVILDVQNLRVVDDSGVERLRGIDLQVRAGEVLGLAGVAGNGQSELLEVLGGYADGTGKITMNGTEIDLSGKHSDGQSRRARGIAHVPEDRQREGLIMDFQAWENTAFGYHHDPAYRKGVLMDNAAIKADTEAKMERFDVRPPDPKLAAKNFSGGNQQKIVLAREIERNPDLLLIGQPTRGVDIGAIEFIHQQIIALRDKGKAILLVSVELDEIMALSDRIAVMFDGQIMGERTPAETDEKELGLLMAGITDTNTPHGIDEVQENLGHVHAAEKGI; from the coding sequence ATGACCATCGCTCCCGCCATTGAATTGAAAGGGATTTCCAAGGCCTTCGGCCCCGTTCAGGCGAACAAGGACATCTCGATCCGGGTCATGCCGGGAACCATCCACGGCATTATCGGCGAAAACGGCGCGGGAAAATCCACGCTCATGTCGATTCTCTACGGCTTTTACAAAGCGGACGCGGGCGAGATTTACATCAGCGGCCAGCGCGCCAACATCACCGACAGCCAGGCGGCCATCGCGGCGGGCATCGGCATGGTGTTCCAGCATTTCAAACTGGTCGAAAATTTCACGGTTCTCGAAAACATCATTCTGGGCGCCGAAGACGGAAAATTCCTCAAACCCTCCATCGCCAATGCACGGCGCACGCTGGTCGAACTTGCCGATGACTACGGGCTGAACGTCGATCCCGACGCGCTCATCTCGGACATCGGTGTCGGCATGCAGCAGCGTGTCGAGATCCTCAAGGCGCTCTACCGGCAGGCCGATATCCTGATTCTAGACGAGCCCACCGGCGTGTTGACCCCCGCCGAGGCCGATCAGCTTTTCCGCATTCTTGGCCGTTTGCGCGAAGAAGGCAAAACCATCATCCTCATCACCCACAAACTGCGCGAAATCATGGACATCACCGATACCGTGTCGGTCATGCGGCGCGGCGAAATGACGGCAACGGTGAAAACAACCGACACCTCTCCGGCAGAGCTGGCAGAGTTGATGGTGGGCCGCAAGGTGCTGCTGCGGGTGGACAAGACACCCGCAACGCCGGGCAAGGTCATCCTCGACGTGCAAAACCTGCGCGTGGTGGACGACAGCGGCGTTGAGCGTTTGCGCGGCATTGATCTGCAGGTACGGGCGGGCGAAGTGCTCGGTCTGGCCGGCGTGGCAGGCAACGGGCAGTCGGAACTGCTTGAAGTGCTGGGCGGCTACGCAGACGGCACCGGCAAAATCACCATGAACGGCACTGAAATCGATCTGAGCGGCAAGCACTCCGACGGCCAGTCCCGCCGCGCCCGTGGCATCGCGCACGTGCCCGAGGACCGTCAGCGCGAAGGCCTCATCATGGACTTTCAGGCGTGGGAAAATACCGCCTTCGGCTATCACCACGACCCCGCCTACCGCAAAGGCGTGCTGATGGACAACGCCGCGATCAAGGCCGACACCGAGGCCAAGATGGAACGCTTTGACGTGCGCCCGCCCGATCCGAAACTCGCGGCCAAGAATTTCTCGGGCGGCAACCAACAGAAAATCGTGCTCGCCCGCGAAATCGAGCGGAACCCCGATCTGCTGCTCATCGGACAACCCACCCGCGGTGTCGACATCGGCGCCATCGAATTCATCCACCAGCAAATCATCGCCCTGCGCGACAAGGGCAAGGCGATCCTGCTGGTCAGTGTGGAACTCGACGAGATCATGGCGCTGAGCGACCGGATCGCGGTGATGTTCGACGGCCAGATCATGGGCGAACGCACCCCCGCCGAAACGGACGAAAAAGAACTCGGTCTGCTGATGGCGGGCATCACCGATACCAACACACCGCACGGCATCGACGAGGTTCAGGAAAACCTCGGGCATGTGCACGCCGCCGAAAAGGGGATCTGA
- a CDS encoding GNAT family N-acetyltransferase, with protein MTPHQLAEIHAAAFTQSRAWSAAELADLLAGPYVQAWTAAQGFALTRTLAGESELLTLAVHPDARRRGIARGLLQDWLDTLEGNADTAFLDVAADNTAAIALYETLQFERAGLRRGYYARQGGRSVDALLMKRAITQG; from the coding sequence GTGACACCGCACCAACTGGCCGAAATACACGCTGCCGCCTTTACGCAATCGCGTGCGTGGTCGGCGGCAGAACTGGCCGATCTTCTGGCCGGACCCTACGTGCAGGCGTGGACCGCGGCGCAAGGGTTTGCCCTGACCCGGACCCTCGCGGGAGAATCGGAGCTGCTGACGCTGGCCGTCCATCCCGATGCCCGCAGACGCGGTATCGCGCGCGGCCTGCTTCAGGATTGGCTGGATACGCTCGAAGGGAACGCGGATACCGCATTTCTTGACGTGGCCGCCGACAATACCGCCGCCATCGCGCTCTACGAAACGCTGCAATTCGAGCGCGCGGGCCTGCGGCGTGGCTACTATGCGCGGCAGGGCGGCAGATCGGTCGATGCACTGCTGATGAAGCGGGCAATTACGCAGGGTTAG
- the rimO gene encoding 30S ribosomal protein S12 methylthiotransferase RimO, with product MSTNPPDLRPDLAPRARISDAPRDGQPTIGMVSLGCPKALVDSERILTRLRAEGYAISPDYSGADAVIVNTCGFLDSAKAESLDAIGEALTENGRVIVTGCLGAEPEYITGAHPKVLAVTGPHQYEQVLDAVHTAVPPSPDPFIDLLPASGVSLTPRHFSYLKISEGCNHKCKFCIIPDMRGRLQSRPAHAVIREAEKLVESGVKELLVISQDTSAYGVDIKHKEDRGHRAHITDLARDLGSLGAWVRLHYVYPYPHVRQLIPLMAEGLVLPYLDIPFQHAHPDTLKRMARPAAASRTLDEIAAWRAVCPDITLRSTFIVGYPGETEAEFQTLLDWMDEAQLDRVGCFQYENVAGARSNDLPDHVPADVKQDRWDRFMQKAQAISEAKLAAKVGTRMQVIVDEIDAEAATCRTKADAPEIDGNLFIDEGFEGLSVGDLVEVDVDEAGAYDLWGQLV from the coding sequence ATGAGCACAAATCCTCCCGATCTTCGACCCGATCTCGCCCCCCGGGCGCGCATTTCGGATGCCCCGCGCGACGGCCAGCCCACCATCGGCATGGTCAGTCTCGGCTGCCCCAAGGCGCTGGTCGACAGCGAACGCATCCTGACGCGCCTGCGGGCCGAAGGCTACGCCATTTCGCCCGACTACAGCGGCGCGGACGCGGTCATCGTCAACACCTGCGGGTTTCTCGACAGCGCCAAGGCCGAAAGCCTCGACGCCATTGGCGAGGCGCTGACCGAAAACGGCCGCGTCATCGTGACCGGCTGTCTGGGGGCGGAGCCCGAGTATATCACCGGCGCGCACCCCAAGGTGCTGGCAGTGACGGGACCGCACCAATACGAGCAGGTGCTCGATGCCGTGCACACGGCCGTGCCGCCCAGCCCCGATCCGTTTATCGATCTGCTGCCGGCGTCGGGCGTATCGCTCACCCCGCGGCATTTCAGCTATCTGAAGATATCCGAAGGCTGCAACCACAAGTGCAAATTCTGCATCATCCCCGACATGCGCGGCCGCCTTCAAAGTCGCCCCGCCCATGCCGTCATCCGCGAGGCTGAAAAGCTGGTGGAAAGCGGCGTCAAGGAACTGCTGGTCATCAGTCAGGATACGTCGGCCTATGGTGTCGACATCAAACATAAGGAAGACCGCGGGCACCGCGCGCACATCACCGATCTGGCGCGCGATCTGGGGTCTTTGGGGGCATGGGTGCGGCTGCACTATGTCTACCCCTATCCGCACGTGCGCCAGCTGATCCCGCTGATGGCCGAGGGTCTGGTGCTGCCGTATCTCGACATCCCGTTCCAGCACGCGCATCCCGATACACTCAAACGCATGGCCCGTCCGGCGGCTGCGTCTCGCACGCTCGACGAGATTGCCGCCTGGCGTGCGGTCTGTCCCGACATCACCCTGCGCTCGACCTTCATTGTGGGGTATCCCGGCGAGACGGAAGCGGAATTCCAGACCCTGCTCGACTGGATGGACGAGGCACAGCTCGACCGGGTGGGATGTTTCCAGTACGAAAACGTAGCCGGTGCGCGGTCCAATGACCTGCCCGATCATGTACCCGCCGACGTCAAACAGGACCGCTGGGACCGCTTCATGCAAAAGGCGCAGGCGATTTCGGAAGCCAAGCTCGCGGCGAAGGTCGGCACGCGGATGCAGGTCATCGTGGACGAGATCGACGCGGAGGCCGCCACCTGCCGCACCAAGGCCGACGCCCCCGAAATTGACGGCAATCTGTTTATCGACGAAGGGTTCGAGGGCCTGTCGGTGGGCGATCTGGTCGAGGTCGATGTGGATGAGGCAGGCGCGTATGACTTGTGGGGCCAATTGGTCTGA
- a CDS encoding CBU_0592 family membrane protein, with amino-acid sequence MIFTFDFTTIALALGLLGFCVYVMTYAMLTLQIISGNSVIYFTLNLTASTLVLIGLTVNFNLAAMLIQLFWITMSIIGISMRLFRRPALA; translated from the coding sequence ATGATTTTTACATTTGATTTCACGACGATTGCGCTGGCGTTGGGATTGTTGGGATTTTGCGTATACGTGATGACCTACGCCATGCTCACCTTGCAGATCATCTCGGGCAATTCGGTGATCTATTTCACCCTCAACCTGACGGCATCAACGCTGGTGCTGATCGGATTGACGGTCAACTTCAACCTCGCCGCAATGCTGATCCAGCTGTTCTGGATCACCATGTCCATCATCGGCATATCGATGCGCCTGTTCCGGCGTCCGGCGCTGGCCTGA
- the trhA gene encoding PAQR family membrane homeostasis protein TrhA has protein sequence MAYPHSKPETIADGAVHVAGLLFSLPATAILMMMANGWLTTMAVAVYGICMIAAFGASALYHLSPVDRTRPLLNRIDHAAIYFKIAGTYTPLVVVIGSGFAYGILGVVWALALIGAVAKLRGWSTHARGSLALYLLMGWLSVLLVKPMWQTLSGTAIELIVAGGLIYSFGTVIYARERLRFQNAIWHGFVLVASVCFFAAIAISLG, from the coding sequence ATGGCCTATCCCCATTCGAAACCTGAAACCATCGCCGACGGCGCCGTTCACGTCGCGGGGCTTCTTTTCTCGCTGCCTGCGACGGCCATTCTGATGATGATGGCGAACGGATGGCTGACCACGATGGCCGTTGCGGTTTATGGCATCTGCATGATCGCCGCCTTCGGGGCATCGGCGCTTTATCATCTGTCGCCGGTCGACCGGACGCGCCCCTTGCTCAACCGGATCGACCATGCTGCGATTTACTTCAAGATTGCAGGCACTTACACGCCGCTGGTCGTGGTGATCGGATCGGGTTTTGCCTACGGTATCCTCGGCGTGGTCTGGGCGCTTGCCCTGATCGGTGCGGTGGCAAAATTGCGCGGCTGGAGCACGCACGCACGCGGCTCGCTCGCGCTTTATCTGCTGATGGGATGGCTGTCTGTGCTGCTGGTGAAGCCCATGTGGCAGACCCTGTCGGGCACCGCCATCGAACTGATCGTAGCCGGCGGGCTGATCTACTCCTTTGGCACCGTGATCTATGCGCGCGAGCGGCTCCGCTTCCAGAACGCCATCTGGCACGGTTTTGTGCTGGTGGCGTCGGTGTGTTTCTTCGCCGCCATCGCGATCAGTCTGGGCTGA
- a CDS encoding thiol-disulfide oxidoreductase DCC family protein yields the protein MSEKTEILYNASCPICSSEVDQYAKMSERQALPIRYDDLSDPEVLADWGISRDDAARRFHVRKNGQTYGGIPAFVVLWRDLPQMRWLARIVSLPVIYQLACVVYDYAAAPLLYWLHKRRERRG from the coding sequence ATGAGCGAGAAAACCGAAATTCTGTATAACGCCTCCTGTCCGATCTGTAGCTCGGAGGTGGATCAATATGCGAAAATGTCCGAGCGGCAAGCGCTGCCCATCCGGTACGACGATCTTTCCGATCCGGAGGTGCTTGCCGATTGGGGAATATCGCGCGACGACGCAGCACGGCGGTTCCATGTGCGCAAGAACGGCCAGACCTACGGCGGCATCCCTGCGTTTGTCGTGCTCTGGCGCGATTTGCCGCAGATGCGGTGGCTCGCGCGGATCGTATCGCTGCCGGTGATCTACCAGCTTGCCTGTGTCGTGTATGATTACGCTGCCGCGCCTCTGTTGTACTGGCTGCACAAACGCCGCGAGCGGCGCGGATGA
- the tsaB gene encoding tRNA (adenosine(37)-N6)-threonylcarbamoyltransferase complex dimerization subunit type 1 TsaB produces the protein MPDDGPLILAFDTSAAHCAAALVSGDTVLAQACEEMAKGQAERLLALCSDLLAQCGRTTADLDAIGVGTGPGNFTGIRISVSAARGLALGLGIPAIGVNSFEALALGAQTPCLATVDARRDQVFVQGFGATPFAAPGIVPATDVAAANIPIVGVGGRTPLYPLAEAIARITATRIAQDHPRPSPLYLRAADAAPARDAPPTIIP, from the coding sequence TTGCCTGATGACGGCCCTTTGATACTGGCTTTCGACACATCGGCCGCGCATTGCGCGGCCGCTTTGGTGTCGGGTGATACTGTTCTGGCACAGGCCTGCGAAGAAATGGCCAAGGGTCAGGCAGAGCGGCTTCTTGCGCTTTGTAGCGACCTGCTGGCGCAGTGCGGCCGCACAACCGCCGATCTGGATGCCATCGGGGTTGGCACAGGCCCGGGCAACTTTACCGGTATCCGCATCTCGGTGTCTGCGGCCCGCGGTTTGGCCCTGGGGCTGGGCATACCGGCCATTGGCGTCAACAGCTTTGAGGCTCTGGCCCTCGGCGCGCAGACCCCCTGCCTTGCCACTGTCGATGCGCGGCGCGATCAGGTCTTTGTGCAGGGCTTCGGTGCTACACCCTTCGCGGCGCCCGGTATTGTCCCTGCCACCGATGTCGCCGCCGCAAATATCCCGATTGTTGGCGTCGGCGGCCGCACTCCGCTCTATCCGCTGGCCGAAGCGATAGCGCGCATAACGGCTACCCGCATCGCGCAGGATCATCCCCGCCCCAGCCCGCTCTACCTGCGGGCGGCGGATGCTGCCCCCGCGCGCGACGCTCCACCGACCATCATCCCGTGA